A genomic stretch from Desulfohalobium retbaense DSM 5692 includes:
- a CDS encoding catalase, with protein MTNDTRKPTTNDAGIPVSSDEHSLSVGPDGPILLQDHYLMEQMANFNREMIPDRQPHAKGSGAFGQFEVTQDVSAYTKAAVFQPGTTTDVLARFSTVAGESGSPDTWRDVRGFALKFYTTEGNYDMVGNNTPVFFIRDPMKFQHFIHSQKRRADSGLRDHDMQWDFWTQSPESAHQVTILMSDRGVPKTYRHMNGYTSHTYMWVNAKGEKFWVKYHFKTDQGIDFLTDEEADRMAGDDPDYHRRDLFEAIKRGENPSWTLKVQIMPFEDAKTYRFNPFDLTKVWPHNDYPLHEVGRLTLNRNPNDFHTEIEQAAFEPNNLVPGIGPSPDKMLLARLISYADAHRARLGVNYKQIPVNRPIAPVQSYSKGGAMRMDNVSDPVYAPNTKGGPKADPERYPESATWSADGEFVRAAYTLRQDDDDFGQPGTLVREVMDDAQRERLVSNVVGHLKKGVSEPVLQKALEYWKNIDTEIGARIEKGVRS; from the coding sequence ATGACCAACGACACGCGCAAACCCACAACCAATGATGCCGGCATACCGGTCTCCAGCGACGAACACTCCCTGAGCGTCGGTCCTGACGGGCCAATCCTGCTCCAGGACCACTACCTCATGGAGCAGATGGCCAATTTCAACCGGGAGATGATTCCTGATCGTCAGCCCCACGCCAAAGGCTCCGGGGCTTTCGGTCAGTTCGAGGTCACCCAGGATGTGAGCGCGTACACCAAAGCGGCCGTGTTCCAACCGGGGACCACAACAGACGTTCTGGCCCGGTTTTCCACAGTGGCTGGTGAATCCGGGAGCCCGGACACCTGGCGGGACGTCCGCGGCTTTGCCCTCAAATTTTACACCACCGAGGGCAACTACGACATGGTTGGCAACAACACCCCTGTCTTTTTTATCCGCGACCCCATGAAGTTCCAGCACTTCATCCACTCCCAGAAACGCCGGGCCGACAGCGGCTTGCGCGACCACGACATGCAGTGGGACTTCTGGACCCAGTCGCCGGAATCCGCCCACCAAGTGACCATCCTCATGAGCGATCGCGGCGTGCCCAAGACCTATCGGCATATGAATGGCTACACGAGCCATACCTATATGTGGGTCAATGCCAAGGGCGAAAAATTCTGGGTCAAATACCACTTCAAGACCGATCAGGGGATCGATTTCCTCACGGATGAGGAAGCTGATCGCATGGCAGGCGACGACCCCGACTACCACCGCCGCGACCTCTTTGAAGCCATCAAGCGTGGTGAGAACCCCAGTTGGACCCTCAAAGTGCAGATTATGCCGTTTGAGGACGCCAAGACCTACCGCTTCAATCCCTTTGATCTGACCAAGGTCTGGCCCCACAACGACTATCCGCTGCATGAGGTCGGACGGCTGACCCTGAATCGCAATCCCAACGATTTCCATACCGAAATCGAACAGGCGGCCTTTGAGCCGAATAATCTCGTGCCCGGCATCGGGCCGAGTCCGGATAAAATGTTGCTGGCCCGTCTGATCTCCTACGCCGACGCCCACCGCGCCCGGCTCGGGGTCAACTACAAGCAGATTCCGGTCAACCGCCCCATTGCCCCCGTGCAGAGCTACAGCAAGGGCGGGGCCATGCGCATGGACAATGTCTCAGACCCTGTCTATGCCCCGAATACCAAGGGCGGGCCCAAGGCCGACCCTGAGCGCTACCCCGAATCGGCGACCTGGTCGGCCGACGGCGAATTTGTCCGCGCCGCCTATACACTGCGCCAAGACGATGACGATTTCGGCCAGCCGGGAACATTGGTGCGTGAGGTCATGGATGATGCCCAGCGCGAACGGCTGGTGTCCAACGTGGTCGGACACTTGAAGAAAGGGGTCTCTGAGCCAGTTCTGCAAAAGGCTTTGGAATACTGGAAAAACATCGACACCGAGATCGGTGCTCGGATTGAGAAAGGCGTGCGCAGCTAG
- a CDS encoding Crp/Fnr family transcriptional regulator: protein MRTHFSDTDILHLLRQPEYTHLRNQLHTVRFPAGSMVSDGPREPNSIFVVESGRLRVYLGYGEKEFTLAHLRPGDIYSTHPRTLITTLDPTVLHFIATSRFQTWLQETPQLGGAVLRVLGEMLGQTFTIIEGLAFKDITCRLAELLVYEVRRNGSFDGTGYCVEMGLTIEQMASIVGSSRQTVSTHLNELERRGLIEKLGRGAFRVRDPEALAACCPIAASSMEK from the coding sequence ATGCGCACCCATTTTTCGGATACCGATATTCTGCACCTCCTGCGCCAACCGGAATACACCCATTTGCGAAACCAATTGCACACCGTGCGCTTCCCGGCGGGAAGCATGGTTTCCGACGGCCCACGGGAACCGAATTCAATTTTCGTTGTCGAATCCGGCCGCTTGCGAGTCTACCTCGGCTACGGGGAAAAAGAATTCACCCTTGCGCATCTGCGTCCGGGCGATATCTACAGTACCCACCCCCGAACCTTGATCACCACCCTGGACCCCACAGTGCTGCATTTTATAGCAACCAGCCGCTTTCAGACCTGGCTGCAGGAAACGCCCCAATTGGGGGGTGCCGTATTGCGGGTGCTGGGCGAAATGCTCGGCCAGACATTCACAATTATCGAAGGATTGGCCTTCAAAGACATCACCTGCCGGCTTGCAGAACTCCTCGTCTACGAAGTCCGCCGCAACGGCTCCTTCGATGGAACAGGCTACTGCGTCGAAATGGGGTTGACCATTGAACAAATGGCCTCGATTGTCGGCTCCTCGAGACAGACCGTCTCCACACACCTCAATGAATTGGAGCGCCGAGGGCTCATAGAAAAGCTTGGCCGCGGTGCCTTCCGGGTCCGGGACCCGGAAGCCCTGGCCGCCTGTTGTCCCATTGCCGCTTCGTCAATGGAGAAATAA
- a CDS encoding NAD(P)/FAD-dependent oxidoreductase produces the protein MKPQHIAVIGGGVSGMVAAHYLSRHHRVDLIEARNRLGGHANTVSIGGKFGADADMPVDTGFIVYNDRTYPFFISFLQELGIQGAATEMSFSYCDLERRLAYAGTNLAGVFARSRQLLDPRFWWFLGHILRFNRRARSDLAAGVLDDLTLAEYLERLQASPRLRRDYLAPMTQAIWSAPEADALDAPAASFIRFFENHGLLDPAQMPQWRYIKGGSTTYVQAFADQFPGRIRLGLPVRSVQRDTGTAPLIRYDGGEARYDAVVIAVHADQALALLEDADDAEQAALGEWRYSRNRAVLHCDPAHMPPYKRAWACWNVLRQPATTARQPVQVTYWMNRLQRFSAHAPWLLSLNPSPDVAAEKIAYATEYAHPVYTKASTASQELLPGVSGRRETYFCGSYHGYGFHEDGARSGALVARNYFGIDL, from the coding sequence ATGAAGCCCCAGCATATCGCGGTCATCGGCGGCGGCGTCTCCGGCATGGTCGCCGCCCATTACCTTTCCCGGCACCACCGGGTCGATCTCATTGAAGCCCGGAACCGCCTCGGCGGCCACGCCAATACGGTGAGCATCGGCGGAAAATTTGGAGCCGACGCCGACATGCCGGTGGACACTGGTTTTATTGTCTATAACGACCGGACCTATCCCTTTTTTATCAGTTTTCTTCAGGAACTTGGCATTCAGGGCGCGGCAACGGAGATGTCCTTTTCCTATTGCGATCTCGAGCGCCGCCTGGCCTACGCCGGAACAAACCTGGCCGGCGTATTCGCCCGCTCCCGCCAGCTCCTGGATCCCCGTTTCTGGTGGTTTTTGGGCCATATCCTGCGCTTTAACCGCCGGGCGCGGTCCGATTTGGCCGCGGGCGTCCTCGACGACCTCACGCTGGCGGAGTATCTGGAGCGACTCCAGGCTTCACCACGGCTTCGACGTGACTATCTGGCCCCCATGACCCAGGCTATCTGGTCCGCCCCCGAAGCCGATGCCCTGGACGCCCCGGCGGCCTCGTTTATCCGGTTTTTTGAGAACCACGGCCTGCTGGATCCGGCGCAGATGCCACAATGGCGGTATATCAAAGGCGGCAGCACTACCTATGTTCAGGCCTTTGCCGACCAGTTCCCGGGACGTATCCGGCTGGGGCTACCGGTGCGCTCGGTGCAGCGCGACACGGGAACTGCCCCACTGATCCGGTACGACGGTGGGGAGGCCCGGTATGACGCCGTGGTCATCGCGGTCCACGCCGATCAGGCCCTGGCTTTGCTGGAAGATGCGGACGATGCCGAGCAGGCTGCCCTCGGGGAGTGGCGATATTCCCGAAACCGGGCCGTCTTGCATTGTGACCCCGCCCATATGCCACCCTACAAACGGGCCTGGGCCTGCTGGAATGTCCTGCGCCAGCCTGCAACAACCGCCAGGCAGCCGGTGCAGGTGACCTATTGGATGAACCGCCTCCAACGTTTCTCGGCCCACGCCCCCTGGTTGCTCAGCCTCAACCCTTCTCCGGACGTCGCAGCGGAGAAAATCGCCTATGCAACCGAATACGCCCACCCGGTGTACACCAAGGCATCGACAGCGTCCCAGGAATTGCTGCCCGGCGTGTCCGGACGGCGAGAGACGTATTTCTGCGGCAGTTATCACGGCTACGGTTTCCACGAGGACGGGGCCCGCTCCGGAGCGCTGGTGGCCCGCAACTATTTCGGGATAGATCTGTGA
- a CDS encoding N-acyl homoserine lactonase family protein, whose amino-acid sequence MIYTIHPLVVGSKVFDKGMMTYQHGYGREYTIPIYAWYIQGGEQNILVDTGEMHPIQSAAREEAIQGEILTLEQGLARHNLTPADIDLVLHTHLHTDHCENDAKCSRATIYCHEKELERIHNPHPLDFRYLEDFIEEVEENGQIRTITGDQEIVPGIRVMHTPAHTEGGLSVCIATAAGTAIITGFCVIEENFYPPPEIRGMEMEVIPPGTVVNAYQAYADLCRVKEEADILIPVHEPKFADMRPIPE is encoded by the coding sequence ATGATCTACACCATCCACCCGTTGGTCGTCGGCAGCAAAGTTTTTGACAAAGGAATGATGACCTACCAGCACGGCTACGGACGGGAGTACACCATCCCCATTTATGCGTGGTATATCCAGGGCGGAGAGCAGAATATCCTCGTGGATACTGGGGAAATGCACCCTATCCAGTCCGCGGCCCGGGAGGAGGCCATCCAGGGCGAAATCTTGACCCTGGAACAGGGTCTGGCCCGCCACAATCTGACCCCGGCGGATATCGATCTGGTCCTGCATACCCACCTGCACACCGATCATTGCGAAAACGACGCCAAATGCAGCCGGGCGACGATCTATTGCCACGAGAAGGAATTGGAAAGGATCCACAACCCCCATCCCCTAGATTTTCGTTATCTTGAGGACTTTATTGAAGAAGTGGAGGAGAATGGCCAGATCCGGACCATCACCGGCGATCAGGAAATCGTGCCCGGCATTCGGGTTATGCACACGCCCGCACACACCGAAGGCGGCCTGAGCGTCTGTATTGCCACCGCCGCCGGGACAGCGATCATCACCGGTTTTTGCGTGATTGAGGAGAACTTTTATCCACCGCCAGAGATCCGGGGCATGGAAATGGAGGTCATTCCGCCGGGCACAGTGGTCAACGCCTACCAGGCGTATGCAGACTTGTGCCGGGTCAAGGAAGAAGCCGATATCCTGATCCCCGTCCACGAACCGAAATTTGCGGATATGCGGCCGATCCCGGAGTAA
- the cooS gene encoding anaerobic carbon-monoxide dehydrogenase catalytic subunit, which yields MSKEKRSIEELSLWEDAQRMIAKAQREGVETVWDRLEEQTPHCTFCEQGLTCQKCVMGPCRINPKDNGKKQRGVCGAGADLTVARNFGRFIAAGAASHSDHGRDLVEVLEAVGQGKTTDYAVRDEDKLRRLADEVGVEHGDKSVQETAAALAEVFMDDYSFRRNGVSFAARAPEKRRRVWEETGITPRGVDRDVVEMMHRTHMGVDSDATSICLHSARVALTDGWGGSMIATELSDTLFGTPQPRQSTANLSVLKEDQINILVHGHSPIVSEMLLTAVQDPDLLQEARDAGAAGINLAGLCCTGNELLMRQGVPMAGNHLMTELALITGAVELMVVDYQCIMPSLVTIAGCYHTQFVSTSEKAHFTGATHVEFTYTNAIEQARNVVRMAIEAYRNRDPQRVEIPEGPMQLTTGFSNEAILEALGGTPDPLLDALKNGSVRGVVGIVGCNNPKLKHDHCHVNLARELIKKDVLVLATGCATVALGKAGLLMPDAAGEAGSGLQSVCQSLGIPPVLHVGSCVDNARILHLCGVLANALGVDISDLPVAASAPEWYSEKAAAIGLYAVASGIYTHLGLPPNIQGSQMVTDLALNGLNDVVGAAFGVSPDPFEAADMIDARIREKRKGLGLSE from the coding sequence ATGAGTAAGGAAAAGCGGAGTATCGAAGAGTTGAGTCTCTGGGAAGACGCGCAACGAATGATCGCCAAAGCCCAGCGAGAAGGAGTGGAAACGGTTTGGGATCGCCTGGAGGAGCAGACCCCGCATTGCACTTTTTGCGAACAAGGGTTGACCTGTCAGAAATGCGTGATGGGGCCTTGCCGTATCAACCCCAAAGACAACGGCAAAAAACAACGGGGGGTCTGTGGCGCAGGTGCGGATCTGACCGTGGCCCGCAATTTCGGCCGCTTCATTGCCGCAGGGGCGGCCTCGCACTCTGACCACGGGCGGGATCTCGTCGAGGTACTCGAAGCTGTGGGGCAGGGAAAGACCACTGATTATGCCGTACGCGACGAAGACAAACTCCGTCGCTTGGCCGATGAAGTCGGCGTAGAGCACGGGGACAAATCAGTCCAGGAGACCGCAGCCGCACTGGCCGAGGTCTTTATGGACGACTACAGTTTTCGCCGCAACGGGGTCAGTTTCGCGGCCCGGGCCCCGGAAAAACGGCGCCGTGTCTGGGAGGAAACCGGAATCACCCCACGCGGCGTGGATCGGGACGTGGTGGAGATGATGCACCGCACCCACATGGGGGTGGACAGCGACGCCACAAGCATTTGCCTGCACTCGGCCCGCGTGGCTTTGACCGACGGCTGGGGCGGCTCCATGATCGCCACCGAACTGTCAGACACCTTGTTCGGCACCCCGCAACCCCGCCAATCCACAGCCAATCTCAGCGTTCTCAAAGAAGACCAGATCAATATTCTGGTCCACGGCCACAGCCCCATTGTTTCTGAAATGCTCTTGACCGCAGTCCAGGACCCGGATCTTCTTCAGGAGGCCCGGGATGCGGGCGCTGCAGGGATTAACCTCGCCGGACTCTGTTGCACGGGCAACGAACTGCTCATGCGTCAGGGCGTGCCCATGGCTGGCAATCACCTCATGACCGAACTCGCGCTCATCACCGGGGCGGTGGAACTCATGGTCGTGGATTATCAATGCATCATGCCCAGTCTGGTGACGATCGCCGGATGTTATCACACCCAATTCGTCTCCACCTCGGAAAAGGCTCATTTTACGGGCGCCACCCATGTCGAATTCACGTACACCAATGCGATAGAGCAAGCCAGAAACGTGGTCCGCATGGCCATTGAGGCCTACCGCAATCGGGATCCGCAGCGGGTGGAGATCCCGGAGGGACCGATGCAGCTGACCACCGGTTTTTCCAACGAGGCCATCCTGGAGGCCCTGGGCGGCACTCCTGACCCGCTTCTCGATGCGCTCAAGAACGGAAGTGTCCGCGGCGTCGTGGGAATCGTCGGTTGCAACAATCCCAAACTCAAGCACGACCATTGCCACGTCAATCTGGCCCGGGAGCTGATCAAGAAAGATGTCCTGGTTTTGGCCACCGGCTGCGCCACTGTCGCTTTGGGCAAGGCTGGTCTGCTCATGCCGGATGCCGCCGGAGAAGCCGGCTCCGGGTTGCAGTCCGTCTGCCAATCCCTCGGCATCCCCCCGGTACTGCATGTCGGCAGTTGTGTCGACAACGCCCGCATCCTGCATCTGTGCGGTGTGCTGGCCAACGCCCTTGGCGTGGACATCAGCGATCTGCCTGTGGCCGCCTCGGCCCCGGAATGGTATTCGGAAAAAGCCGCGGCTATCGGCCTCTATGCCGTGGCCAGCGGGATCTACACCCATCTAGGGCTCCCACCGAACATCCAGGGGAGTCAGATGGTTACCGATCTGGCCCTGAACGGACTCAACGATGTGGTCGGTGCCGCGTTTGGTGTTTCTCCAGATCCGTTTGAGGCGGCGGACATGATCGACGCCCGGATACGGGAGAAGCGAAAAGGGCTGGGATTGTCCGAGTGA
- a CDS encoding DUF1295 domain-containing protein: MSLIAVMLLNLLAVLAVMGVAWLVHLWRGKVSVVDGFWGPGFAVVAWLTYLLTGGTLERGILLVALVSLWAVRLAAHVTRRNWGKPEDPRYADMRADRPEVFWIRSLVTVFGLQAVLVWILALPLQLGIAASAPPELTWLDLLGLLLWSFGFYWEAVGDEQLYRFKADPVNKGRILDTGLWRYTRHPNYFGETVMWWAIFVVACQVPGGAWTVISPLLLTFLLLKVSGVTLTEKKMGERHSELAAYKQRVSPFFPRPPKERKR, encoded by the coding sequence ATGAGCCTGATCGCCGTCATGCTTCTGAATCTGTTGGCTGTTCTGGCAGTCATGGGGGTGGCCTGGCTGGTCCATCTCTGGCGGGGCAAGGTCTCTGTGGTCGATGGCTTCTGGGGGCCGGGTTTCGCCGTTGTGGCATGGCTGACGTACCTGCTCACCGGGGGCACTCTGGAACGGGGCATTCTCCTCGTCGCGCTGGTCTCACTCTGGGCGGTCCGGCTGGCTGCGCATGTGACCCGTCGCAATTGGGGCAAACCGGAAGATCCGCGTTATGCCGACATGCGGGCCGATCGTCCCGAAGTGTTCTGGATCCGATCCCTGGTGACCGTTTTCGGCCTCCAGGCGGTCCTTGTCTGGATTCTCGCGTTGCCGCTGCAACTCGGCATTGCAGCCAGCGCGCCTCCGGAACTGACCTGGCTGGATCTGCTTGGGCTTTTGCTGTGGTCTTTCGGGTTCTACTGGGAGGCCGTCGGCGACGAACAACTCTACCGGTTCAAAGCCGATCCGGTTAATAAGGGGCGGATTCTGGACACAGGATTGTGGCGCTACACCCGGCATCCGAACTATTTCGGTGAGACGGTCATGTGGTGGGCGATTTTTGTCGTTGCCTGTCAGGTGCCCGGCGGCGCCTGGACAGTCATCAGTCCGCTATTACTCACTTTCTTGCTGCTTAAAGTTTCCGGTGTGACCCTGACCGAAAAGAAAATGGGCGAACGCCATTCGGAACTGGCGGCCTACAAACAGCGTGTCAGCCCCTTTTTTCCCAGGCCCCCCAAGGAGCGGAAGCGATGA
- a CDS encoding DUF1365 family protein, protein MTFSRLYTALLRHERSTTASHAFTYKVPVFVFDLAELDHDRLENVLFARHRASGKAQRCSRARHRLLSVEESDYLYPGPQSLRTKLARALSAGGLEPELAWQRVWLVTSARFCGRIFNPVNFWIITGGARPASCLAVVVEVNNTFGEKHLYVLGDGAEQPFPARFSAPKRFHVSPFNDMQGDYVFLIGDPEWGVDICIDLQRDERRVLQARLWSEARGRPVRSLPLAAFLLHPHRVLTYPRILRQAASLYFRRRLPVHRKPEPSSPMTIRTASRGRPDLMARLMRRILSLVLRNIRFGRLHLIHPDQTEERFEGSQQGPDVCLRVTDNRFYRRLAASADIGFGEAYTEGWWETSELTEVIRFFILNREQIRLSQTLHLPDRLVAFAGKLRRLGGRRNTRSGARDNILAHYDLGDTLFATFLDPSMAYSCAWFERPDFSLSEAQEAKYRRVCERLELKPGDRVLEIGCGWGGFALFAARHYGCRVDGVTISDNQYSFACNAARDLGLTHLVAFYRMDYRDIENRYDKIVSIEMFEAVGHAYHKAFFAALDRLLVPEGQVFLQFIAIYDQRYEAYLREGDWIRKHIFPGGLLPSLARTLEAMRDASGFTVRWLDAIGPHYARTLHLWRDNFLACSDKLEALGYDAVFRRTWALYFAYCEAGFATRVIDDYQMLLARPEGTAPKSR, encoded by the coding sequence GTGACCTTCTCGCGCCTGTATACCGCCTTGTTGCGCCATGAGCGCAGCACGACCGCGTCCCACGCTTTTACCTACAAAGTCCCGGTCTTTGTTTTTGATCTCGCCGAACTCGACCACGACCGGCTGGAGAACGTGCTTTTCGCCCGCCACCGCGCTTCGGGCAAGGCACAACGTTGTTCCCGGGCGCGGCACCGGCTCTTGTCCGTTGAGGAATCCGATTATCTCTACCCCGGGCCCCAGTCGCTTCGGACCAAGCTGGCCCGCGCTCTGAGCGCCGGGGGGCTGGAGCCGGAACTGGCCTGGCAACGGGTCTGGTTGGTGACCTCGGCCCGCTTCTGCGGCCGGATCTTCAATCCCGTTAATTTCTGGATCATCACCGGCGGAGCCCGACCGGCCTCATGCCTGGCGGTGGTCGTCGAGGTCAACAACACCTTTGGCGAAAAACACCTTTATGTCCTGGGTGACGGTGCCGAGCAGCCCTTCCCGGCCCGCTTTTCCGCTCCTAAGAGGTTCCACGTCTCTCCGTTTAACGATATGCAGGGCGACTACGTTTTTCTCATCGGTGATCCGGAATGGGGTGTGGACATCTGTATCGATCTCCAGCGCGACGAGCGCCGAGTCCTTCAGGCCCGGCTGTGGTCCGAAGCACGCGGGAGGCCGGTGCGCAGTCTGCCCTTGGCGGCCTTTCTTCTCCACCCCCATCGCGTGCTGACCTATCCGCGTATTTTGCGCCAGGCAGCCAGTCTCTATTTTCGACGCCGCCTGCCCGTGCACCGTAAACCAGAACCGAGCAGCCCGATGACCATTCGTACTGCGTCCCGTGGCAGACCGGACCTCATGGCTCGGCTGATGCGACGGATCCTGAGCCTGGTGTTGCGAAATATCCGGTTCGGCCGGCTGCATTTGATCCATCCGGATCAGACCGAGGAACGTTTCGAGGGATCACAGCAGGGTCCCGACGTCTGCCTGCGGGTGACTGACAACCGCTTCTATCGCCGTCTGGCTGCGAGCGCGGATATCGGCTTCGGGGAGGCCTATACCGAAGGGTGGTGGGAAACGTCAGAGCTGACCGAAGTGATCCGGTTTTTTATCCTCAATCGCGAGCAGATCCGCTTGTCGCAGACGCTGCACCTTCCCGACCGCCTGGTGGCGTTTGCCGGAAAGCTCCGTCGCCTGGGAGGGCGGCGCAATACCCGCAGCGGCGCCAGAGACAACATCCTGGCCCATTACGATCTGGGCGACACCTTGTTCGCGACCTTTCTCGACCCGAGCATGGCTTATTCCTGCGCCTGGTTCGAAAGGCCTGACTTCAGCTTGAGCGAGGCTCAGGAAGCCAAATACCGCCGCGTGTGCGAGCGTCTGGAACTGAAGCCCGGTGACCGGGTTTTGGAGATCGGGTGCGGCTGGGGCGGCTTCGCCCTTTTCGCTGCCCGCCACTACGGCTGCCGGGTCGACGGGGTGACCATCTCCGACAATCAATACTCTTTTGCCTGCAACGCGGCCCGGGATCTGGGCCTCACCCATCTGGTCGCCTTTTATCGTATGGATTACCGGGATATCGAGAACAGGTATGACAAGATTGTTTCCATTGAGATGTTCGAGGCCGTTGGCCACGCCTACCACAAAGCGTTTTTCGCCGCTCTGGATCGGCTGCTGGTCCCCGAGGGGCAGGTCTTTCTCCAATTCATCGCCATCTACGACCAGCGCTACGAGGCCTACCTCAGGGAGGGCGACTGGATTCGCAAGCATATCTTTCCCGGTGGTCTGCTCCCCTCTTTGGCGCGAACCCTGGAGGCCATGCGCGACGCCAGCGGATTCACCGTGCGCTGGCTCGATGCCATTGGCCCGCATTACGCCAGGACATTGCACTTGTGGCGGGACAATTTCCTGGCCTGCAGCGACAAGCTCGAGGCCTTAGGGTACGACGCGGTGTTCCGCCGCACCTGGGCGCTGTATTTTGCGTATTGCGAGGCCGGATTCGCCACCCGGGTCATCGATGACTATCAGATGCTCCTGGCCCGGCCCGAAGGGACTGCGCCCAAGTCGCGCTGA
- a CDS encoding SAM-dependent methyltransferase translates to MSLGTYLAETGRLPDSLIRAAIRARHRAVLRREDPGSSEACQELVRTHLRSMAAGPIAAAPQASNQQHYEVPPRFFEIMLGPWMKYSACLWSEPELGRIPGPQAAERERTELQAAEERMLALSAERAGLQDGMRVLDLGCGWGSFTLWAAERFPNSRFWAVSNARDQGLHIREQAAKRGLSNVEALTADMNDFAPPAAAVPFDRIVSVEMFEHMRNWQALLARIASWLADGGHLFLHVFTHRELAYFFRSGPGHWMGELFFTGGMMPSDSLALHLQQALVLEDHWRVSGRHYARTLDAWLALLDASPEAARDCLAPGAGSVGPQRQLVRWRLFLMACSELFAFAGGDEWLVSQYLFSKRTPQ, encoded by the coding sequence ATGAGTCTTGGAACCTATCTGGCTGAAACCGGCCGTTTACCGGATTCGCTCATCCGCGCTGCCATTCGGGCCCGGCATCGGGCGGTTCTCCGCCGCGAAGATCCCGGGTCAAGTGAAGCGTGTCAGGAATTGGTGCGCACGCATCTGCGCTCAATGGCTGCCGGCCCGATTGCTGCGGCTCCCCAGGCCTCCAACCAGCAACACTATGAAGTGCCGCCCCGTTTTTTCGAAATCATGCTCGGACCGTGGATGAAATACAGCGCCTGTCTCTGGTCCGAACCGGAATTGGGCCGCATTCCCGGTCCGCAGGCTGCTGAGCGCGAACGCACCGAGTTGCAGGCAGCTGAGGAGCGGATGCTCGCCTTGAGTGCGGAACGGGCCGGTCTTCAGGACGGCATGCGGGTCCTGGATCTTGGCTGCGGTTGGGGCTCGTTCACCCTGTGGGCCGCAGAACGGTTTCCCAATAGCCGCTTCTGGGCCGTTTCCAATGCCCGTGACCAGGGCCTGCATATCCGCGAGCAGGCGGCCAAGCGGGGATTGAGCAACGTGGAGGCGTTGACCGCGGATATGAACGATTTCGCACCTCCGGCGGCGGCCGTGCCCTTTGACCGTATCGTGTCCGTAGAAATGTTTGAACACATGCGTAACTGGCAGGCCTTGTTGGCCAGAATCGCTTCCTGGCTTGCAGACGGGGGACACTTGTTTCTCCATGTCTTCACCCACCGTGAACTCGCCTATTTTTTCCGGTCCGGGCCTGGGCACTGGATGGGCGAACTTTTTTTCACCGGCGGCATGATGCCCTCGGACAGTTTGGCTCTCCACCTCCAGCAGGCGTTGGTCCTTGAAGACCATTGGCGGGTTTCAGGCCGCCACTACGCCCGGACCCTTGACGCTTGGCTGGCCTTGTTGGACGCCTCTCCTGAGGCGGCCCGGGACTGTCTGGCACCCGGAGCGGGATCCGTGGGGCCGCAACGGCAGTTGGTCCGCTGGCGGCTGTTTCTCATGGCCTGCTCGGAGTTGTTCGCGTTTGCCGGCGGCGACGAATGGCTGGTTTCCCAGTATCTCTTTTCCAAAAGGACCCCGCAATGA
- a CDS encoding AAA family ATPase, with product MKIAIAGKGGVGKTTFTAWLADYLARNGANVWMVDADTALSLGQACGLEPQELPTPLVQREDLVQERIGSGMLALNPDVADLPDQLAVDVPLGGDAIRPGTKRLLLMGSIAGAGGGCACHANALLKSVLAHLMLSPHDWVLVDLEAGVEHLGRGTVAAVDHLAVVSEPSRRSLEVAGQIARMAMDLGLAQQTLVLNRAPMGIQLPDMANLPQARLSLPVLPGLVQQQLTDGNVLGLADQDRVDAALAEFVLELRNHSA from the coding sequence ATGAAAATCGCGATTGCCGGTAAAGGTGGGGTAGGGAAAACCACGTTCACGGCCTGGCTGGCGGATTACCTGGCCCGCAACGGGGCCAACGTCTGGATGGTGGACGCGGACACCGCCCTGTCCCTGGGGCAGGCGTGTGGACTCGAGCCGCAGGAGTTACCCACCCCCCTGGTGCAGCGCGAAGATCTCGTCCAAGAGCGCATTGGCTCCGGCATGCTGGCCCTCAATCCGGACGTGGCCGATCTGCCGGACCAGTTGGCCGTGGACGTCCCCCTGGGCGGGGACGCCATTCGCCCGGGGACCAAACGCTTGTTGCTCATGGGTTCCATTGCCGGCGCCGGCGGCGGGTGCGCCTGTCATGCCAACGCGCTTTTAAAAAGTGTTCTGGCTCACCTGATGCTTTCTCCCCATGACTGGGTTCTGGTGGACCTGGAGGCCGGCGTGGAGCATCTTGGCCGGGGCACTGTGGCGGCGGTGGATCACCTGGCGGTGGTCAGCGAACCGAGCCGGCGCAGCCTGGAAGTGGCTGGACAGATTGCGCGTATGGCCATGGACCTCGGCCTGGCGCAGCAGACCCTGGTGCTCAACCGCGCCCCGATGGGCATCCAATTGCCGGACATGGCGAATCTGCCGCAAGCGCGGCTGTCGCTCCCGGTCCTGCCGGGGCTGGTGCAGCAGCAGCTCACCGACGGCAACGTACTCGGTCTGGCGGATCAGGACCGCGTGGACGCGGCTTTGGCCGAATTCGTTCTGGAACTCAGGAACCATTCGGCATGA